From a region of the Candidatus Omnitrophota bacterium genome:
- a CDS encoding helix-hairpin-helix domain-containing protein, with translation STPVLIGFLNEVEKEFFESFITVSGIGPKAALKALNQPISQIARAIDEGDVDSLRSLPGIGQQRAKEVIAKLQNKVGKFGLIQDSQVKNAGSPAHDMQEEVMAVLTQLGYKKPEAQTMIKKALEHAGQIKTSEELLNEVYRQKKIL, from the coding sequence AGCACCCCGGTGCTGATCGGTTTCCTGAACGAGGTTGAAAAGGAATTTTTCGAGTCTTTTATCACGGTCTCGGGGATCGGGCCTAAAGCCGCTTTAAAAGCTCTGAATCAGCCGATATCCCAGATCGCCAGGGCGATCGATGAAGGCGACGTGGATTCCCTGCGCTCTTTGCCCGGTATAGGGCAGCAGCGGGCAAAGGAAGTGATCGCCAAACTGCAGAACAAAGTCGGCAAATTCGGATTGATCCAGGACAGCCAGGTAAAGAACGCAGGATCGCCGGCCCATGATATGCAGGAAGAGGTAATGGCAGTGCTTACCCAACTGGGATATAAAAAACCGGAAGCCCAGACTATGATAAAAAAAGCCCTGGAACACGCCGGGCAGATAAAAACAAGCGAGGAATTACTCAACGAAGTTTACCGTCAGAAAAAAATACTTTAA
- the scpB gene encoding SMC-Scp complex subunit ScpB — MEENTQAVENTRTDDNIKAVVEALLFSSEKPLMVDQIRKVLDNLAADQIRGKILELKEEYEHSNRGMRIYEVAGGYQMITAPVFATFLRKLYKGPQSSEKLSKPALETLAIIAYKQPLSKLEIESLRKVNVDGVMATLLDKNLIRVTGRKKAPGRPKVYGTSREFLEYFGLKSLEELPKIDNFPLPQELLESPIEETPKKEENNVPGEAAQTN; from the coding sequence ATGGAAGAAAATACCCAAGCTGTGGAAAATACGCGAACGGATGACAATATAAAAGCGGTCGTCGAGGCCCTGCTTTTTTCCAGCGAAAAACCTTTAATGGTCGACCAGATCCGCAAGGTCCTGGATAACCTGGCCGCGGACCAGATCCGCGGGAAGATCCTGGAATTGAAAGAAGAGTATGAGCATTCCAACCGCGGCATGCGCATATATGAGGTCGCCGGAGGCTATCAGATGATCACCGCGCCGGTCTTCGCCACTTTCCTGCGCAAACTATATAAAGGGCCTCAGAGCTCGGAAAAACTATCCAAACCCGCCCTGGAAACTCTGGCGATAATCGCTTATAAACAGCCTTTGTCCAAGCTGGAGATAGAATCCCTGCGAAAGGTCAACGTGGACGGGGTCATGGCGACATTGCTGGACAAGAACCTGATCCGCGTTACCGGCAGGAAAAAAGCGCCGGGACGGCCCAAGGTATACGGGACCAGCCGGGAGTTCCTGGAATATTTCGGGTTAAAATCACTTGAAGAGCTGCCAAAGATCGACAATTTCCCTTTGCCTCAGGAATTGCTGGAATCGCCGATCGAAGAAACGCCAAAGAAAGAGGAGAACAATGTCCCTGGAGAAGCTGCGCAAACAAATTAA